The Macrobrachium rosenbergii isolate ZJJX-2024 chromosome 46, ASM4041242v1, whole genome shotgun sequence genome has a window encoding:
- the LOC136830410 gene encoding uncharacterized protein has translation MIKNSPFLEVTGEMLGEFGSCHPDMRVVTSFHRASVGVTFLFIIFLRPFSEYHKKQNQILADHSKFQKINKNPIKDIRRDISRTVERIHAARNAPRLPLAQGDFNPRYIYGTVKTHKPGNPLSPIISQIPTQTYNIAKRINDLLTPYIPDRYCLQSSTDCLRKLQGSPSTGIIASLEVQSLFTNVPVDETIEHILNRVYRCEDTPTMNIHKEALKALLGTCTKKAPFTTHRAYPYCQINVVTTESTLGILFANFYMRVIEERVFSKIPCPSQNYRYIDDTFVRVNNEDLEKLRTTFGECSVLRFTCKHSVEDALPLLDVQAQQSLTGYTITVYKKPTNPGLCFNGSSECPDRYKSLWLKPSSVAPSHTLPRGKELRKR, from the exons atgattaaaaatagccccttcttggaggtgacaggagagaTGCTTGGAGAGTTTGGTAGTTGTCATCCCGATATGAGAGTGGTGACATCTTTCCACCGGGCAT CAGTAGgggttacatttttatttattatttttctgaggcCCTTCTCTGAATATCACAAGAAACAGAACCAAATACTGGCTGACCACTCCAAATTCCAAAAAATCAACAAGAACCCCATCAAAGACATCCGACGAGACATCAGCAGGACAGTTGAGAGGATCCATGCTGCAAGGAATGCCCCCAGGCTCCCCCTTGCCCAGGGTGACTTTAATCCACGATATATTTACGGCACCGTAAAAACTCACAAGCCTGGTAATCCTTTAAGCCCAATTATAAGCCAAATACCAACTCAAACTTACAACATTGCGAAGAGAATCAATGATCTCCTGACTCCATATATTCCTGACAGGTATTGTCTGCAGTCGTCTACCGACTGTCTACGGAAACTCCAAGGCTCTCCCTCTACGGGTATTATCGCCTCCCTAGAAGTTCAGAGCCTCTTTACGAATGTGCCAGTCGACGAGACGATTGAACATATCCTGAATAGGGTATATAGATGTGAGGACACACCGACCATGAACATCCACAAAGAAGCCCTAAAAGCCCTTCTCGGAACATGCACTAAGAAGGCCCCCTTCACCACCCACAGAGCATATCCTTACTGCCAGATCAACGTTGTGACAACAGAATCCACTTTAGGGATCCTATTTGCCAATTTCTACATGAGAGTCATAGAGGAGAGGGTCTTCAGTAAGATCCCCTGCCCTTCCCAAAACTACAGGTATATAGACGACACCTTTGTGAGAGTGAATAACGAAGACCTAGAAAAATTAAGGACTACTTTTGGAGAATGTTCCGTCCTCCGTTTCACATGCAAACATAGTGTTGAAGACGCCCTTCCCCTCCTGGATGTTCAAGCACAGCAGTCCCTGACGGGTTATACCATCACGGTATACAAGAAACCCACGAACCCAGGTCTATGCTTTAATGGGTCCAGTGAGTGCCCAGACAGGTATAAAAGTCTGTGGTTGAAGCCTTCATCTGTCGCGCCCTCTCACACTCTTCCACGTGGAAAGGAACTacggaagagataa